The Tistrella mobilis genome window below encodes:
- a CDS encoding ABC transporter permease has translation MSTATLKHVGWVLRGNLVTAGAALVTLLLVVIAILGPSIAPHDPLTSNVANALTPPSAEHWFGTDRLGRDIFSRVLVATRLDLGIAVAAVILSFALGTAIGGAAGYLGGTFDKVTGRAVDVVMAFPLFVLAMALVAALGNRVENVVYATAIINLPFYIRFARAEVNVRRDLGWVEAARASGNGKAAVLFRFLLPNVMPAMMVQISLNLGWSILNAAGLSFIGLGVQPPTPEWGIMVAEGARFITTGYWWTVAFPGLALVATVLCFNLLGDGLRDMLDPRMRT, from the coding sequence ATGAGCACGGCAACGCTGAAACATGTGGGCTGGGTGCTGCGGGGCAACCTCGTCACCGCCGGCGCCGCCCTGGTCACCCTGCTGCTGGTGGTGATCGCGATCCTGGGGCCGTCGATCGCGCCGCACGACCCGCTCACCTCCAATGTGGCCAACGCCCTGACGCCCCCCTCGGCGGAGCACTGGTTCGGAACCGACCGGCTCGGCCGCGACATCTTCAGCCGCGTGCTGGTGGCGACCAGGCTCGACCTGGGCATCGCAGTCGCGGCCGTCATCCTGTCCTTCGCCCTGGGCACCGCCATCGGCGGCGCGGCCGGCTATCTGGGCGGCACCTTCGACAAGGTGACCGGCCGGGCGGTCGACGTGGTCATGGCCTTCCCGCTTTTCGTGCTGGCCATGGCACTGGTGGCCGCCCTCGGCAACCGGGTCGAGAACGTGGTCTATGCGACCGCGATCATCAACCTGCCCTTCTACATCCGCTTCGCCCGCGCCGAGGTGAATGTCCGGCGCGATCTGGGCTGGGTAGAGGCCGCGCGCGCCTCGGGCAACGGCAAGGCCGCGGTTCTGTTCCGCTTTCTGCTGCCCAATGTGATGCCGGCAATGATGGTGCAGATCTCGCTCAATCTGGGCTGGTCGATCCTGAACGCCGCAGGCCTTTCCTTCATCGGCCTGGGCGTCCAGCCGCCGACCCCGGAATGGGGGATCATGGTCGCCGAAGGCGCCCGCTTCATCACCACCGGCTATTGGTGGACCGTGGCCTTCCCCGGCCTCGCCCTGGTCGCGACCGTGCTGTGCTTCAATCTGCTCGGCGATGGCCTGCGCGACATGCTCGACCCCAGGATGCGGACATGA
- a CDS encoding 3-keto-5-aminohexanoate cleavage protein, with translation MAGAPETAADAPAKTRTRGKKLIISCAVTGAVHTPTMSPHLPYTPNDIATQAVDAAKAGAAILHLHARDPEDGRPSPKLAHYEGFVPRIRQQCDAVINITTGGSTAMTMEQRLEGPLGLSPEICSLNMGSMNFVYSDLGQRYQNWRFPWEKPYVEATKDVIFRNTFGDIETILREMGERRGARFEYECYDVGHLYTLAHFLDRKLATPPLFVQMVFGILGGIGADPDNLMHMKTIADRLFGDAFEWSVLAAGRHQINFATMAAAMGGHVRVGLEDSLYAGPGKMAESNAEQVAKIRRIVEELGRPIASPEEARAMLGVPSRAAAA, from the coding sequence GCCGTGCACACGCCGACCATGTCCCCGCATCTGCCCTACACGCCCAACGACATCGCCACCCAGGCGGTGGATGCGGCGAAAGCCGGTGCCGCGATCCTGCATCTGCATGCGCGTGACCCCGAGGACGGCCGGCCGAGCCCGAAGCTTGCCCATTACGAGGGCTTCGTCCCGCGCATCCGCCAGCAATGCGATGCGGTGATCAACATCACCACCGGCGGCTCCACCGCCATGACCATGGAACAGCGGCTGGAAGGCCCCCTCGGCCTCTCGCCCGAGATCTGCTCGCTCAACATGGGATCGATGAACTTCGTCTATTCCGACCTGGGCCAGCGCTACCAGAACTGGCGCTTCCCCTGGGAGAAGCCCTATGTCGAGGCGACGAAGGACGTCATCTTCCGCAACACCTTCGGCGATATCGAAACCATCCTGCGCGAGATGGGCGAGCGTCGCGGGGCGCGGTTCGAATACGAATGCTACGACGTCGGCCATCTCTACACGCTGGCGCATTTCCTGGACCGCAAGCTCGCGACCCCGCCGCTGTTCGTGCAGATGGTGTTCGGCATCCTGGGCGGCATCGGCGCCGACCCCGACAACCTGATGCACATGAAGACCATCGCCGACCGGCTGTTCGGCGACGCCTTCGAATGGTCGGTGCTGGCCGCCGGCCGCCACCAGATCAATTTCGCGACCATGGCGGCTGCCATGGGCGGCCATGTCCGCGTCGGGCTTGAGGACAGCCTCTATGCCGGCCCCGGCAAGATGGCCGAAAGCAATGCCGAGCAGGTCGCCAAGATCCGCCGGATCGTCGAGGAACTGGGCCGCCCGATCGCGAGCCCCGAAGAGGCGCGCGCCATGCTGGGCGTGCCGTCGAGGGCCGCCGCCGCCTGA
- a CDS encoding ABC transporter substrate-binding protein produces MLHTRPRGRLRARLIAAAASAALTLTAIAGAAQAQSREETLRVVTGGQVNTLDAGMQGITRDGFGLNWNIYDRLVSWDRKKFGDGYIYDFDKMKGELAESFTISDDGLTVTFKLRPDATFHDGSPVTAEDVKWSLDRAVSLKGPGAQMATGSLKSPDQFKIIDARTIQVTLDKPDRLAVPNLAVVFPVILNSKLARQHATAEDPWATEWLKENQASGGAYKVSSFKAGQQVVLDRFDDWKSGPLPYFKRIIVQTVPEASTRASLIERGDADLSIDLQSSDVLALKDRGAVKVVSIPQVNAFQMIAFNTRMAPFDNVKVRQAVAHALPFDDMFTAALYRRGAPLWGASWKDLPDNGKFPQRLPYATNLDKAKGLLAEAGFPNGFKTTFSFNVGSAATSEPIAALIKESLGKIGIDVTVEKVPDAQMGTLISEKKLPFFTESAIAWLPSADYFFRVFFQGETRWNYGSFVNEELAELTTKARYERDPAAYEAAAKRMVKIAADEVPVVMLWQPALDAVMARNIDGFTYWFHRQTDYRSLTRTK; encoded by the coding sequence ATGCTGCACACACGGCCGAGGGGGCGCCTGCGCGCCCGCCTGATTGCCGCCGCCGCTTCGGCGGCGCTGACCCTGACGGCCATTGCCGGCGCCGCCCAGGCCCAGAGCCGGGAAGAGACGCTGCGCGTGGTGACCGGCGGCCAGGTCAACACCCTGGACGCCGGCATGCAGGGGATCACCCGCGACGGCTTCGGCCTGAACTGGAACATCTACGACCGGCTGGTCAGCTGGGACCGGAAGAAGTTCGGCGACGGCTATATCTACGACTTCGACAAGATGAAGGGCGAACTGGCCGAAAGCTTCACGATCAGCGATGACGGCCTGACCGTCACATTTAAGCTGCGCCCCGACGCCACCTTCCACGACGGCTCGCCGGTGACGGCCGAGGACGTGAAGTGGTCGCTGGACCGCGCGGTGTCGCTGAAGGGCCCGGGCGCACAGATGGCCACCGGCTCGCTGAAGTCGCCCGACCAGTTCAAGATCATCGACGCGCGCACCATTCAGGTGACACTGGACAAGCCCGACCGGCTGGCGGTGCCGAACCTAGCCGTGGTCTTCCCGGTCATCCTGAATTCGAAGCTCGCCAGGCAGCATGCCACCGCCGAGGACCCCTGGGCGACCGAGTGGCTGAAGGAGAACCAGGCCTCGGGCGGCGCCTACAAGGTCTCGTCCTTCAAGGCCGGTCAGCAGGTGGTGCTGGACCGTTTCGACGACTGGAAGAGCGGCCCGCTGCCCTATTTCAAGCGGATCATCGTCCAGACCGTGCCCGAGGCATCGACCCGCGCCAGCCTGATCGAGCGTGGTGACGCCGATCTCTCGATCGACCTGCAGTCCAGCGACGTGCTGGCGCTGAAGGATCGCGGCGCCGTCAAGGTGGTGTCGATCCCGCAGGTCAACGCCTTCCAGATGATCGCCTTCAACACCCGGATGGCGCCGTTCGACAACGTCAAGGTCCGCCAGGCGGTTGCCCATGCGCTGCCCTTCGACGACATGTTCACCGCCGCGCTCTATCGCCGCGGCGCGCCGCTCTGGGGAGCCAGCTGGAAGGACCTGCCCGACAACGGCAAGTTCCCGCAGCGCCTGCCCTATGCCACCAATCTCGACAAGGCCAAGGGCCTGCTGGCCGAAGCCGGTTTCCCCAACGGCTTCAAGACCACCTTCTCGTTCAATGTCGGCTCGGCTGCAACCAGCGAGCCGATCGCGGCGCTGATCAAGGAATCGCTCGGCAAGATCGGCATCGACGTCACCGTCGAGAAGGTGCCGGATGCGCAGATGGGCACCCTGATCTCGGAAAAGAAGCTGCCCTTCTTCACCGAGAGCGCGATCGCCTGGCTGCCGTCGGCCGACTATTTCTTCCGGGTGTTCTTCCAGGGTGAGACCCGGTGGAATTACGGCTCGTTCGTGAACGAGGAACTGGCCGAGCTGACCACCAAGGCGCGCTACGAGCGCGACCCTGCGGCCTATGAGGCGGCCGCGAAGCGCATGGTCAAGATCGCCGCCGACGAGGTCCCGGTCGTGATGCTCTGGCAGCCCGCCCTCGATGCGGTGATGGCCAGGAACATCGACGGCTTCACCTACTGGTTCCACCGTCAGACCGACTATCGCAGCCTGACCCGGACCAAGTGA
- a CDS encoding ABC transporter permease yields the protein MRSIAYRSARRLAAALPVLLGVLVFTFVLMRLLPGDPAVFFASGPNSGEAEIQAMREKLGLDRSLPEQLILYLGDVATGDLGTSMTTGRPVLDDLAERLPASLELTVVALILALATALPLGILAALMPGSVLDHMVRVVCTAGVAMPTFVSGLLLIFIFYYLLGWAPDPTGRIDVFLVAPPSVTGFLLIDSLLAGDMEVFRAALGQLMLPAITMALFVLAPLARMTRASMLAALGGDFVRTARSLGLPGWKVVNVYALRNAILPVLTTTGIMFSTMLGANVLVEKVFSWPGVGSYTLDALLASDYAPVQGFVLLMAGIFVVVNLVVDLAYGIADPRVVIE from the coding sequence ATGCGCTCGATCGCATACCGGTCCGCCCGACGGTTGGCCGCCGCCCTGCCGGTGCTGCTGGGCGTGCTGGTCTTCACCTTCGTGCTGATGCGGCTTCTGCCCGGCGATCCGGCCGTCTTCTTCGCCTCTGGCCCGAATTCCGGCGAGGCCGAAATCCAGGCGATGCGCGAGAAGCTGGGCCTCGACCGCTCGCTGCCCGAACAGCTGATCCTCTATCTGGGCGATGTCGCGACCGGCGATCTCGGCACCTCGATGACCACCGGCCGTCCGGTGCTGGACGATCTGGCCGAACGCCTGCCCGCCTCGCTCGAACTCACCGTGGTCGCCCTGATCCTGGCGCTCGCGACCGCCCTGCCGCTCGGCATCCTGGCGGCGCTGATGCCCGGATCGGTGCTGGACCACATGGTCCGGGTTGTCTGCACCGCCGGGGTGGCGATGCCGACCTTCGTCTCGGGCCTGCTGCTGATCTTCATCTTCTACTATCTGCTGGGATGGGCGCCCGACCCCACCGGCCGGATCGACGTCTTCCTGGTCGCCCCCCCATCCGTGACCGGCTTCCTGCTGATCGACTCGCTGCTCGCCGGTGACATGGAGGTCTTCCGGGCCGCCCTCGGCCAGCTGATGCTGCCGGCGATCACCATGGCCCTGTTCGTGCTGGCGCCCCTGGCCCGCATGACCCGCGCCTCGATGCTGGCGGCGCTGGGCGGCGATTTCGTCCGCACCGCCCGCTCGCTCGGCCTGCCGGGCTGGAAGGTGGTCAACGTCTATGCGCTGCGCAACGCCATCCTGCCGGTGCTGACCACCACCGGCATCATGTTCTCCACCATGCTGGGCGCCAATGTGCTGGTGGAGAAGGTCTTCTCGTGGCCGGGCGTCGGCTCCTACACGCTGGATGCGCTGCTCGCCTCGGATTACGCCCCGGTGCAGGGCTTCGTGCTGCTGATGGCCGGCATCTTCGTGGTGGTCAATCTGGTGGTCGATCTCGCCTATGGGATCGCCGATCCGCGGGTGGTGATCGAATGA